One stretch of Xanthomonas sp. DAR 35659 DNA includes these proteins:
- a CDS encoding tetratricopeptide repeat-containing sulfotransferase family protein, translated as MTQPHLKSAIQLIEQGESGAAATICREALATTPADTSWSTLLAMALQQSGDFAEAAAIYRTLTEREPSEPAHWANLGQVLRTLGDYTSSERAYLRALALAPNTQHHLVDYGLLLMEMGDVARARHRFLDAVELDPTQPEARIHASAACFACGDAQRASSLLPPLWAWPPLSDELLEELASALIQVGRIEEAEALLAPAPQDQSPPAARLIRLAQLYERTNRLDQGSALLQQIAASASQHGPQVRMEMLQLQASLALRRKDHAAARSTVNALLQLRPPVQVQANAYFMLGGIADKQGDTAEAMEMLGKAHAIQLKIAAGSMPGIVQSGDEPLQSSNAWLEQAQARYADVRDTAPVAGASPVFIVGFPRSGTTMLEQMLDAHPNYASMDERAIVQNCIEWMEAQGKQYPYDLDALDNAQVEAMRQVYWSEIAKVIALAPGQQLVDKNPLNMLRLPMIMRLFPNAKIILALRHPCDVLLSCYMQNFRSPAFMVLCSTLERLAKSYVNAMRFWIHHQALLQPDLLILKYEETVADFPAQVQRIGGFLGIAQPEFLAGFSEHAARKGYISTPSYSQVVEPVNRRAVDRWHAYAPWLASALPILQPVAAHWGYDLETPAA; from the coding sequence ATGACCCAACCGCACCTGAAATCCGCTATCCAATTGATCGAGCAAGGCGAAAGCGGCGCGGCCGCTACAATCTGCCGAGAAGCACTGGCCACAACGCCCGCAGACACGTCCTGGAGCACGCTGCTGGCGATGGCCCTGCAACAGAGCGGCGACTTTGCAGAGGCTGCCGCGATCTATCGAACACTGACTGAACGTGAACCGAGCGAACCCGCGCACTGGGCCAACCTCGGCCAGGTCTTGCGCACCCTCGGCGACTACACCTCCTCCGAGCGTGCCTATCTGCGGGCACTGGCGCTGGCGCCAAACACCCAACATCATCTTGTCGACTACGGCCTACTGTTGATGGAGATGGGCGATGTCGCGCGCGCCCGTCACCGCTTCCTGGATGCCGTCGAACTGGATCCGACGCAGCCGGAGGCACGCATCCACGCGTCGGCCGCCTGCTTCGCATGTGGCGACGCGCAACGTGCGAGCAGCCTGCTGCCGCCGCTATGGGCATGGCCACCACTGTCCGACGAACTGCTCGAAGAACTGGCGAGCGCGCTGATCCAGGTCGGAAGAATCGAGGAGGCCGAGGCCCTGCTTGCACCGGCACCGCAGGACCAGTCTCCACCCGCAGCACGTCTGATCAGGCTGGCTCAGCTGTACGAGCGCACCAACCGGCTCGACCAGGGCAGCGCACTGCTGCAACAGATCGCAGCGTCGGCCAGCCAGCACGGCCCGCAGGTGCGGATGGAGATGTTGCAGTTGCAAGCGTCGCTCGCGCTGCGCCGCAAGGATCACGCCGCGGCCCGCAGCACGGTCAACGCACTGCTGCAACTGCGGCCGCCCGTGCAGGTACAGGCCAATGCCTATTTCATGCTCGGCGGCATTGCGGACAAGCAAGGCGACACCGCCGAAGCGATGGAGATGTTGGGCAAAGCGCATGCGATCCAACTGAAGATCGCCGCGGGCAGCATGCCCGGCATCGTCCAATCGGGGGATGAGCCGCTGCAAAGCTCCAACGCATGGCTGGAGCAAGCGCAAGCACGCTACGCAGACGTGCGCGACACGGCACCGGTCGCTGGCGCCTCGCCGGTCTTCATCGTGGGCTTCCCGCGCTCGGGCACTACCATGCTGGAGCAGATGCTCGATGCGCATCCGAACTACGCGTCAATGGACGAGCGCGCCATCGTGCAGAACTGCATCGAGTGGATGGAAGCGCAGGGCAAGCAGTACCCCTACGATCTCGACGCACTGGACAACGCCCAGGTCGAGGCGATGCGGCAGGTGTACTGGTCGGAGATCGCCAAGGTCATCGCGCTGGCGCCGGGCCAGCAGTTGGTCGACAAGAATCCGCTCAACATGCTGCGCCTGCCGATGATCATGCGCCTGTTTCCCAATGCGAAGATCATCCTGGCCCTGCGCCATCCCTGCGACGTGTTGCTGAGCTGCTACATGCAGAACTTCCGCTCCCCGGCATTCATGGTGCTGTGTTCGACCCTGGAACGCCTGGCCAAGAGCTACGTCAACGCGATGCGCTTCTGGATTCACCACCAGGCGCTGCTGCAACCCGACCTGCTGATCCTCAAGTACGAGGAGACCGTGGCCGATTTCCCGGCGCAGGTGCAGCGCATCGGCGGCTTCCTCGGCATCGCCCAGCCCGAGTTCCTGGCCGGCTTCAGCGAGCATGCCGCGCGCAAGGGCTATATCAGCACGCCCAGCTATTCGCAGGTGGTGGAACCGGTGAACCGGCGCGCGGTGGACCGCTGGCACGCGTATGCGCCGTGGCTGGCCAGCGCCCTGCCGATCCTGCAGCCGGTGGCCGCGCATTGGGGTTACGACCTGGAGACGCCCGCCGCATGA
- a CDS encoding TonB-dependent receptor plug domain-containing protein, which produces MNCKTHRLRDAITFALAAGTTALLGTGAAAAQDSTSSDPSKTLDTIQVTGSRVARVETETASPVVVIDRAAIEQTGKLTLGDLVQELPAMSGAPTNPAVNNGGGDGKSSVDLRGLGDERTLLLVNGRRIVNNDVNSIPATAVERIEVLTSGASAVYGSDAVAGVVNFILRKDFEGLAVSVDYGQATHLSDGARSGGSLTFGQVGDRGNLMVGLNYNKFDAISSADRKYSKDATYLSGGSVSIGGSSRNPGGRISLPEPLQAQYGGCGSVTLIPGASGASQSDYRCYSGARDSYNYQATNLIMTPQERTSAFFLANYQITDSINAFAQVYHNKTSSNFAIAALPFDARGDKVIVSADNFYNPFGINFGADNNSNSYSQLLSRFTSLGQRRSYYSTVTDQVVIGLEGFVGDSTWKWDAAMNYGHYKRDNTSYGYVFYNGLRDALGPSFQDSDGVVKCGSPGAVISGCVPLNIFNINDPQTISTLTDYESRPSFSTTRQSRSFEANASGELFTLPAGGVQLAVGAAWREESQKSSVDYIALANQYGNCFISQEACSSPLGGKYNVSEVYGELYVPLLSEVPFAHLLAVTLGSRYSDYNTFGDSTNSKVQLEWRPIENLLLRGTVAEVFRVPTIDDLYAGPAGDAPTFRDPCLGYGAAGVPRDHESACGAGSGATAIPGDTGITSTGNSQTTGVWSGGVAGGFELKPEKGKSFDWGVVYDPEWLPGFSASLDYWRLYLNDTIARADAQIVSDVCYSDNSSPFCPLIHRFPDGQVDYIQEPIVNLGRLDAKGWDLALRYRLQDTNYGSFVFGLDGTYIARYDNNTNPSNPNNVVTHIAGTYNKSYGLYSRVRGRLFVNWQKGDFGASWRIRYVGPFQIGNDDLRQRVSVDGACNPSDAEFQQYCYEKGYGAYLMHSVSVNYALPWFNSKVEVGLDNVFDKQPPMMYQNNVLNANTDVNSFDTVGRYLWARYSMNF; this is translated from the coding sequence ATGAATTGCAAGACCCATCGCCTGCGCGACGCCATCACGTTCGCGCTCGCCGCTGGCACCACCGCCCTGCTCGGCACGGGCGCGGCGGCTGCCCAGGACAGCACTTCCAGCGATCCCTCCAAGACCCTGGACACGATCCAGGTCACCGGTTCGCGCGTGGCCCGCGTCGAGACCGAAACCGCCAGCCCGGTGGTGGTGATCGATCGCGCCGCGATCGAACAGACCGGCAAGCTGACCCTTGGCGACCTGGTGCAGGAACTCCCGGCGATGTCCGGCGCGCCGACCAACCCGGCGGTCAACAACGGCGGCGGCGACGGCAAGTCGTCGGTCGATCTGCGCGGCCTGGGCGATGAGCGTACGCTGCTGCTGGTCAACGGCCGCCGCATCGTCAACAACGACGTCAACTCGATCCCCGCCACCGCGGTGGAGCGCATCGAAGTGCTGACCAGCGGCGCCTCGGCCGTGTACGGCTCCGACGCGGTCGCCGGCGTGGTCAACTTCATCCTGCGCAAGGACTTCGAAGGCCTGGCGGTCAGCGTCGACTACGGTCAGGCGACCCACCTAAGCGATGGCGCGCGCAGCGGCGGCTCCCTGACCTTCGGCCAGGTGGGCGACCGCGGCAACCTCATGGTCGGGCTGAACTACAACAAGTTCGATGCCATTTCCTCCGCAGACCGGAAGTACTCAAAGGACGCAACCTACCTGTCCGGCGGCAGCGTCAGTATCGGCGGCTCCAGCCGCAATCCAGGGGGACGCATCTCGCTGCCGGAGCCGCTTCAGGCTCAGTATGGCGGCTGCGGCAGCGTCACGCTGATCCCCGGTGCCAGCGGTGCCTCGCAGAGCGACTACCGATGCTATTCGGGTGCTCGCGACTCCTACAACTACCAGGCCACCAACCTGATCATGACGCCGCAGGAACGCACCAGCGCGTTCTTCCTGGCCAACTACCAGATCACCGACAGCATCAACGCCTTCGCGCAGGTTTACCACAACAAGACCAGTTCGAATTTCGCCATCGCCGCGCTGCCATTCGACGCGCGCGGCGACAAGGTCATTGTCTCCGCCGACAACTTCTACAATCCGTTCGGCATCAATTTCGGCGCGGACAACAACAGCAACAGCTACAGCCAGTTGCTGAGCCGCTTCACGTCGCTAGGCCAGCGCCGTTCCTACTACAGCACGGTGACTGATCAGGTCGTCATCGGCCTGGAAGGCTTCGTGGGCGACAGCACCTGGAAGTGGGACGCGGCCATGAACTATGGCCACTACAAGCGCGACAACACCAGCTATGGGTATGTGTTCTACAACGGCCTGCGCGACGCGCTGGGCCCGTCGTTCCAGGATAGCGATGGCGTGGTCAAGTGCGGCAGTCCCGGCGCCGTCATCTCCGGTTGCGTGCCGCTCAACATCTTCAACATCAACGACCCTCAGACGATCTCGACGTTGACCGATTACGAGTCCCGTCCGTCGTTCTCCACGACGCGGCAATCGCGCAGCTTCGAAGCCAATGCCAGCGGCGAACTGTTCACGCTACCGGCCGGCGGCGTGCAGTTGGCGGTGGGAGCGGCCTGGCGCGAGGAGTCTCAAAAGAGCTCGGTTGATTACATCGCCCTGGCCAACCAATACGGTAACTGCTTCATTTCCCAGGAAGCCTGCAGTTCGCCGCTGGGCGGCAAATACAATGTTAGCGAAGTTTACGGCGAACTGTACGTACCGCTGCTCTCCGAAGTTCCGTTCGCGCACCTGCTCGCGGTGACGCTGGGTTCGCGCTACTCCGACTACAACACATTCGGCGACAGCACCAACAGCAAGGTCCAGCTGGAATGGCGTCCGATCGAGAACCTGCTGCTGCGCGGCACCGTCGCCGAAGTGTTCCGCGTGCCGACCATCGACGACTTGTACGCAGGTCCGGCCGGCGATGCGCCGACCTTCCGCGACCCCTGCCTGGGTTACGGCGCGGCCGGCGTTCCGCGCGATCACGAGAGCGCCTGCGGCGCGGGCAGCGGCGCGACCGCCATTCCGGGCGACACGGGCATCACCTCGACCGGGAACTCGCAGACCACCGGCGTGTGGTCCGGCGGTGTCGCCGGCGGTTTCGAACTGAAGCCGGAAAAGGGTAAGTCGTTCGACTGGGGCGTGGTGTACGACCCGGAATGGCTGCCTGGCTTCTCGGCCAGCCTGGACTACTGGCGCCTGTATTTGAACGACACGATTGCGCGTGCCGACGCGCAAATCGTCAGCGACGTTTGCTATTCGGACAACAGCAGCCCGTTCTGCCCGCTCATTCATCGCTTCCCGGATGGACAGGTCGACTACATTCAGGAGCCGATCGTGAACCTCGGCCGTCTGGATGCCAAGGGCTGGGATCTGGCACTGCGCTACCGCCTGCAGGACACCAATTACGGCTCGTTCGTTTTTGGCCTGGACGGCACCTACATTGCCCGCTACGACAACAACACCAACCCCAGCAACCCGAACAACGTTGTGACGCACATCGCGGGAACGTACAACAAGAGCTACGGCTTGTACTCCAGGGTGCGCGGCCGCCTGTTTGTCAACTGGCAGAAGGGCGATTTCGGCGCGAGCTGGCGCATTCGCTATGTCGGGCCGTTCCAGATCGGCAACGACGACCTCCGCCAGCGCGTCAGCGTGGACGGCGCGTGCAACCCGTCGGACGCGGAGTTCCAGCAGTATTGCTACGAGAAGGGCTACGGTGCCTACCTCATGCACAGCGTCAGCGTGAACTACGCGTTGCCGTGGTTCAATTCGAAGGTGGAGGTCGGCCTGGACAACGTGTTCGACAAGCAGCCGCCGATGATGTACCAGAACAACGTGCTGAACGCGAACACGGACGTGAACAGCTTCGACACCGTGGGCCGCTACCTGTGGGCTCGCTACAGCATGAACTTCTGA